The genomic stretch GCGTCAAATGGAATCGGAATCAACACGTCACCTATTCCCAGGAAACCTCCGTGAGACAGGATGGCGTATTTTAGACGCCCATCCGCTCCCACCATGAAATCGTGTATCGTGCCGAGTTTTTCCTTGTTACGATTCTCCACGGTAGTTTTCAGTAGCTCACTCACTCTCATAGGTACTTTAATTTCCATCATGTTTCCTTCTCCTCCTTCTCGCCTTTCTATAGGCGTTTAAATTGTTGTGCCCAATTATTTGCATTGGCGCCTATTACCGGATGAGGTATATAATCAATATAATCAATAGGATGGTTCCAAGGCCCACGCCGAAAATACTCATTGTAGTGTCCTCCGTCCCTTTATTTGTTATGGGCGGGAATTGATCTCGTTCCCGGCGCCCACCGTGACGCTACCGGAAACGGCTGCAGTTGCTACACACCTGGTCCACAGATCCAAAAAGCGATTCAGATTATCGATTGGTGATTCCCTATAACCCTTGTGACATATGTATGCATGTTTGGCGCCAACCAAGACCAATAGATCAGTATTTATATAAAACCTGTGATGTTAGCTAGTTAGCCACAGCGATGGAGTGTGGAAATGAGATATGAAGCGTCTAGACAGAGGCTTAACGAGAAGAACGTGTCCTAACAGCGGACTACAAAGTTCCTGATGTATGTCTTATCAAGGGGTTAGAAATTAGCCTGATGTCTTAATGTAGGTCAATCATCCTCGTCTGCGGTGCGGTTTTCGCTCATGATCCCAAAACGCTTCATGTGACGATAAAGAGAATCTCGGGCTATACCAAGCGTACGGGCTGCGGATCTTCTATTGCCTTCGCAACGTCGGAGCGCCTCCAAAATCAGGGATTTGATCACCTCATCCGTCACATCGTGAAGCGTGCGTTCTTGCGACGGGAAACCGTACACTTGAGACCAGTCCTCCGAACTTGCTTTACCGGAAGGGAGCGTCAAGCTCAATCGATGCCCGTCGGATAGCATCAATGAGCGCTCAAGCACATTACGGAACTCCCTGACATTGCCGGGCCAGTCATACCTCGTAAGCGCAATTGCGAAGGCAGGATCGATAGACGGGAGATGAGTTAGTTGAAGCTGCACCGCCAGCCTCGACATGATCTCTTCCAGGAGTACGGGGATGTCTTCGATCCTTTCACGAAGGGGTGGCACAGTTATACCGAAAACGTTAATTCTATAGAAAAGCGCGGACAGGAATCGGCCTTCCTCAACCTCCTTATCAAGACTCCTGTTCGTCGCTGCAATGATCCTGGCATTCACGGAAACGCTCTTTTCAGCGCCGACACGAAGGAATGACCTTGTGTCCAGAAACGTAAGAAGCTTGGACTGCAATGAGAGAGGAAGTTCTCCTATTTCGTTCAGAAGGAGGGTACCTCCTTCAGCCAACTCCAGGAGTCCTCGTTTACGCCTATGCGCTCCAGTGAATGCGCCACGCTCATGTCCGAAAAGCTCTGATTCCGCTAATTCTTTGGATATGGCGGCGCAATTCAGTGAAAAGTAGGGGCCGAGCGCACGTTTCGAATGGTCATGGATCCATCGCGCCAAATAGTCTTTGCCGCTTCCGCTCTCCCCCTGAAGAAGAACCGTACCGTCACTGGCGGCGGCAGAGCGGGCCTCGCACATGGTCGCCCTCATGGCTTCCGAGGGGTAGCTTTCAAAAACTGCTTTGGGGGTAGGCGATACCCTCGAGCGCTCGGTCACATCGCGAGAAATGCCGAATACGCCGATAACTTTGCCCTCAGCGTCATAAAGTGGCCTGAGGACCGTATTCAGGGTCAACGAGACGCCCTTTATTCGGATAGTGTGTTCTCTTTCGATGGACTCTCCTCCGAGTACGCGGAGATCCAGCAGTCGAAGCTGTTTCCCGATTTCTTCGCCATAGACCTCCTCTGGCTTGTGTCCAATGATTTCGGACACATCAAGTCCAAGAACTTTGGCCGTCGCAGGGTTGACTTTCGTGTATTTACGATGACTATCCATCATGAAAATCATGTCCTGGGCGCCGTCGAATAATGCCCGGAAACGTTCTTCACTGAGACGCAAAGCTACCTCAGCACGCTTCCGTTCAGTAATATCTGTAACCACAACACAAACCAACTCATCAACTGATGAGGATAGAGGGGCAAGGGCGACAAGACTCAACTGAAAGACCTTGTTCAGTTGGCAGTTTAGTGTAATCTCTTTTCTACATTTGTCTTTAATGGATTTAGTCAGAGCGGTTTCAAATGGCGCAATGTCTTCAAAATCAACAAAACCTTGAAAAGTATTGCCGAGAATCTCTTCAATAGGTAATCCGAGTATCATCGAAAATCTTTGGTTGCAGGAAAGTATGGTTCCTCGAGCATTGACTGTAAGCGCCCCTTCAGCCATTTGCTCGAAGAAAGTCCGATAGACAGCGTCAGCTCCCGTAAGAGTGTAAACGTTCGGACCATCAGGCCCAGATATGACCATAGCGTCTATGGTCCCACTGCTGATTGCATCCAAAGTGTCTTCGGCTTCTTTCAGACGACCTCGAAGCTCTTGCAATTCGGCAGTCAGATCCTCATCCATTTTGTGTTCCTCGTCCATCACTGACGTCCGATATTCTTACTTTGTCTCCAAAGCCAGCGCAACTAGCACCTTTTGCGTGTCGGAGAGGTCCCCGATAATCTTTCGCATTGGCATAGGCAGTTCCTTCACCAGTGTTGGTAGACCAATAATTTGGGCTTCCCTGAGATGGTCCGGTTGCTGGTAAACGTCTATGATCTCAATTTCGTGACGGTCCTTCAGATACTCATAGCACACTTTTTTGAGGTTTTCGATGGCACGCACTGATCTAGTGGTTTGACCGCTCACATACAGGCGCAGCACGTACTTGGCATTTCCATG from Desulfomonilaceae bacterium encodes the following:
- a CDS encoding PRC-barrel domain-containing protein, whose translation is MMEIKVPMRVSELLKTTVENRNKEKLGTIHDFMVGADGRLKYAILSHGGFLGIGDVLIPIPFDA
- a CDS encoding sigma 54-interacting transcriptional regulator, which codes for MDEEHKMDEDLTAELQELRGRLKEAEDTLDAISSGTIDAMVISGPDGPNVYTLTGADAVYRTFFEQMAEGALTVNARGTILSCNQRFSMILGLPIEEILGNTFQGFVDFEDIAPFETALTKSIKDKCRKEITLNCQLNKVFQLSLVALAPLSSSVDELVCVVVTDITERKRAEVALRLSEERFRALFDGAQDMIFMMDSHRKYTKVNPATAKVLGLDVSEIIGHKPEEVYGEEIGKQLRLLDLRVLGGESIEREHTIRIKGVSLTLNTVLRPLYDAEGKVIGVFGISRDVTERSRVSPTPKAVFESYPSEAMRATMCEARSAAASDGTVLLQGESGSGKDYLARWIHDHSKRALGPYFSLNCAAISKELAESELFGHERGAFTGAHRRKRGLLELAEGGTLLLNEIGELPLSLQSKLLTFLDTRSFLRVGAEKSVSVNARIIAATNRSLDKEVEEGRFLSALFYRINVFGITVPPLRERIEDIPVLLEEIMSRLAVQLQLTHLPSIDPAFAIALTRYDWPGNVREFRNVLERSLMLSDGHRLSLTLPSGKASSEDWSQVYGFPSQERTLHDVTDEVIKSLILEALRRCEGNRRSAARTLGIARDSLYRHMKRFGIMSENRTADEDD
- a CDS encoding circadian clock KaiB family protein, with product MNQERQDEAADRLEEESLKHGNAKYVLRLYVSGQTTRSVRAIENLKKVCYEYLKDRHEIEIIDVYQQPDHLREAQIIGLPTLVKELPMPMRKIIGDLSDTQKVLVALALETK